The proteins below are encoded in one region of Streptomyces sp. NBC_00490:
- the iolB gene encoding 5-deoxy-glucuronate isomerase, whose protein sequence is MSIELYVPEGSSTNALYTVDIDPKRAGWTYCSLRIVTLEPGGTHTFTTGDSEWIVLPLEGGCTVQTEENEFQLLGRESVFASVSDFAYVPRDARATIASGAGGRFALAGAKCERRLPARYGPAPEVPTEERGSGNRLRHVRNFASADAFDCDKLIAVEVITPGGNWSSYPPHKHDENRPGEEAELEEIYYFEIDGPNGFGYQRVSPSREGGSDVLTEVRSGDAVLVPDGWHGPSIAQPDHDMYYLNVMAGPGRTREWRICFHPDHTEGYR, encoded by the coding sequence ATGAGCATCGAGTTGTACGTTCCCGAGGGATCCTCGACCAACGCCCTGTACACCGTGGACATCGACCCCAAGCGGGCCGGCTGGACCTACTGCAGTCTGCGGATCGTCACGCTGGAGCCGGGTGGCACGCACACCTTCACCACCGGCGACAGCGAGTGGATCGTCCTTCCGCTGGAAGGCGGATGTACCGTACAAACAGAAGAAAACGAGTTCCAACTCCTGGGCAGGGAAAGCGTGTTCGCGTCGGTCTCCGACTTCGCGTACGTACCCCGCGACGCCCGGGCAACGATCGCCTCCGGCGCGGGAGGCCGCTTCGCCCTGGCAGGAGCGAAGTGCGAGCGACGACTCCCCGCCCGCTACGGCCCCGCGCCGGAGGTCCCCACCGAAGAACGCGGCAGCGGCAACCGGCTGCGCCACGTCCGCAACTTCGCCTCCGCCGACGCCTTCGACTGCGACAAGCTCATCGCCGTCGAGGTCATCACCCCCGGCGGCAACTGGTCCTCGTACCCGCCCCACAAGCACGACGAGAACCGGCCCGGCGAGGAAGCGGAGCTGGAGGAGATCTACTACTTCGAGATCGACGGCCCGAACGGTTTCGGCTATCAGCGCGTATCTCCCTCCCGTGAGGGCGGATCGGACGTCCTCACGGAGGTCCGCTCCGGCGACGCCGTCCTCGTCCCCGACGGCTGGCACGGCCCGTCCATCGCCCAGCCCGACCACGACATGTACTACCTGAACGTCATGGCGGGACCGGGCCGGACGCGGGAGTGGCGGATCTGCTTCCACCCGGACCACACGGAGGGTTACCGATGA
- a CDS encoding Cgl0159 family (beta/alpha)8-fold protein: MTVDVSELVRLRTRHPEAIAEAAARRVRRPLLGANDRLMIVAADHPARGALGVGDRKFAMANRADLLERLVLALSRPGVDGVLATADILDDLLLLGALDGKVVMGSMNRGGLQGASFELDDRFTGHRAEDIQRLGFDAGKLLLRIDYADAGSLTTMESTARAIDDMAARRLPVFVEPFISSRTDEGKVRNDLSAEAVTKSIAIASGLGGSSAYTWLKVPVTDNPDDMAEVMATSTLPAVLLGGEVGDDQDGAYEKWRGALQLPTVQGLVVGRSLLYPADGDVAAAVDTAVGLL, encoded by the coding sequence GTGACCGTCGACGTTTCCGAACTCGTCCGTCTGCGCACCCGCCACCCCGAGGCGATCGCGGAGGCCGCCGCCCGCCGGGTCCGCCGGCCGCTGCTCGGCGCGAACGACCGCCTGATGATCGTCGCCGCCGACCACCCGGCCCGCGGCGCCCTCGGCGTCGGCGACCGCAAGTTCGCCATGGCCAACCGCGCCGACCTGCTCGAACGCCTGGTCCTGGCGCTGTCCCGGCCCGGCGTCGACGGCGTCCTCGCCACCGCCGACATCCTCGACGACCTGCTGCTGCTCGGCGCCCTCGACGGCAAGGTCGTCATGGGCTCGATGAACCGCGGCGGCCTCCAGGGCGCCAGCTTCGAACTCGACGACCGCTTCACCGGCCACCGCGCCGAGGACATACAGCGGCTCGGCTTCGACGCCGGCAAGCTGCTCCTGCGGATCGACTACGCCGACGCGGGCTCCCTGACCACCATGGAGTCCACCGCCCGTGCGATCGACGACATGGCCGCACGGCGACTCCCGGTCTTCGTCGAGCCGTTCATCAGCAGCCGCACGGACGAGGGCAAGGTGCGCAACGACCTCTCCGCCGAGGCCGTCACCAAGTCCATCGCCATCGCCTCGGGCCTGGGCGGCAGTTCGGCCTACACCTGGCTGAAGGTCCCCGTCACCGACAACCCCGACGACATGGCCGAGGTCATGGCCACCTCCACCCTGCCCGCCGTGCTGCTGGGCGGCGAGGTGGGCGACGACCAGGACGGCGCGTACGAGAAGTGGCGCGGGGCGCTGCAACTCCCCACCGTCCAGGGCCTGGTGGTCGGCCGTTCGCTGCTCTACCCGGCGGACGGTGACGTGGCCGCCGCCGTGGACACCGCCGTAGGACTGCTGTGA
- the iolC gene encoding 5-dehydro-2-deoxygluconokinase, with the protein MAYDLITMGRIGVDIYPLQTGVPLPEVESFGKFLGGSATNVAVAAARLGRRTAVITRTGDDPFGAYLHQALKDFGVDDRWVTAVPGLPTPVVFCEIFPPDDFPLYFYREPKAPDLEIDAHELDLDAIRDARVFWVTGTGLSEEPSRTATLAALAHRARAGVTVFDLDWRPMFWKDPAQARPFYEEALRHTTVAVGNLDEVEVATGVREPRAAAQALLDAGVELAVVKQGPKGVLAVNSKGEEAEVPPLPVTVLNGLGAGDAFGGSLCHGLLEGWDLEKTMRHANAAGAIVASRLECSSAMPTPDEVEAAISAGAVK; encoded by the coding sequence ATGGCGTACGACCTGATCACCATGGGGCGGATCGGAGTAGACATCTATCCGCTGCAGACGGGCGTCCCGCTGCCGGAGGTGGAGTCCTTCGGCAAGTTCCTCGGCGGCTCGGCCACCAACGTCGCGGTCGCCGCCGCCCGCCTGGGACGCCGCACCGCGGTGATCACACGCACCGGCGACGACCCCTTCGGGGCCTATCTCCACCAGGCGCTGAAGGACTTCGGCGTCGACGACCGCTGGGTCACCGCGGTCCCGGGCCTGCCCACCCCGGTCGTCTTCTGCGAGATCTTCCCGCCGGACGACTTCCCGCTGTACTTCTACCGGGAGCCCAAGGCCCCGGACCTGGAGATCGACGCCCACGAGCTCGACCTCGACGCCATCCGGGACGCCCGTGTCTTCTGGGTCACCGGCACCGGCCTGAGCGAGGAGCCCAGCCGTACGGCCACGCTGGCGGCCCTTGCCCACCGCGCCAGGGCGGGCGTCACCGTCTTCGACCTCGACTGGCGCCCGATGTTCTGGAAGGACCCCGCGCAGGCCCGCCCCTTCTACGAGGAGGCCCTGCGCCACACCACCGTCGCGGTCGGCAACCTCGACGAGGTGGAGGTCGCCACAGGCGTCCGCGAACCCCGCGCGGCGGCCCAGGCGCTCCTGGACGCCGGTGTCGAGCTCGCCGTGGTCAAGCAGGGCCCCAAGGGTGTCCTCGCCGTCAACAGCAAGGGCGAGGAAGCCGAGGTCCCGCCCCTGCCCGTCACCGTCCTCAACGGACTCGGCGCCGGAGACGCCTTCGGCGGCTCGCTCTGCCACGGCCTCCTCGAAGGCTGGGACCTGGAGAAGACCATGCGGCACGCCAACGCGGCCGGTGCCATCGTCGCCTCCCGCCTGGAGTGCAGCTCGGCGATGCCCACACCGGACGAGGTCGAGGCCGCGATCAGCGCGGGGGCCGTCAAGTGA
- a CDS encoding sugar phosphate isomerase/epimerase family protein — MTSLSPQPSLSRIRIGSAPDSWGVWFPDDPQQVPWQRFLDEVAGSGYEWIELGPYGYLPTDPAVLTEEVDRRGLKVSAGTVFTGLHHGEAVWEKTWAHVADNAVLAQAMGAKHLVVIPSFWRDDKTGEVLESDTLTPEQWRNLTSLTERLGQRVREEYGLQIVVHPHADTHIDSESNVVRFLDGTDSSLVSLCLDTGHYAYCGGDSVKLIETYGSRIGYLHLKQVDPEILADVRAKGTPFGPAVAQGVMCEPPTGVPALGPVLEAAGKLDVDLFAIVEQDMYPCEPDKPLPIAQRTRAFLRSCGA, encoded by the coding sequence ATGACGTCGTTGTCACCTCAGCCCTCACTGTCGCGCATCCGGATCGGGTCGGCTCCCGACTCCTGGGGTGTGTGGTTCCCCGACGACCCCCAGCAGGTCCCCTGGCAGCGCTTCCTCGACGAGGTCGCCGGCTCCGGTTACGAGTGGATCGAGCTGGGCCCGTACGGGTATCTGCCGACCGATCCCGCGGTCCTCACCGAGGAGGTGGACCGCCGGGGCCTGAAAGTGTCCGCCGGCACCGTCTTCACCGGCCTGCATCACGGCGAGGCCGTGTGGGAGAAGACCTGGGCGCATGTCGCGGACAACGCGGTGCTGGCGCAGGCGATGGGGGCCAAGCACCTCGTGGTCATTCCGTCCTTCTGGCGGGACGACAAGACCGGTGAGGTGCTGGAGTCCGACACCCTGACGCCGGAGCAGTGGCGCAATCTCACCTCGTTGACCGAGCGTCTGGGGCAGCGGGTGCGGGAGGAGTACGGGCTCCAAATCGTCGTCCATCCGCACGCCGACACGCACATCGACAGCGAGTCGAACGTCGTCCGGTTCCTGGACGGGACCGACTCCTCGCTCGTGTCGCTGTGTCTGGACACCGGGCACTACGCGTACTGCGGCGGGGACAGCGTCAAGCTGATCGAGACGTACGGGTCGCGGATCGGGTATCTGCATCTCAAGCAGGTGGATCCGGAGATCCTCGCGGACGTGCGGGCCAAGGGGACGCCGTTCGGGCCCGCGGTGGCGCAGGGTGTGATGTGCGAGCCGCCGACGGGGGTGCCCGCGCTGGGGCCGGTGCTGGAGGCGGCGGGGAAGCTGGATGTGGATCTGTTCGCGATCGTCGAGCAGGACATGTACCCCTGCGAGCCGGACAAGCCGTTGCCCATCGCCCAGCGGACTCGGGCGTTCTTGAGGTCCTGCGGGGCGTAG
- a CDS encoding helix-turn-helix domain-containing protein gives MSRAVRVLSGYGSSGTWEFAVAAPHPRVRPAIISYRGVRVAMKGPRRRLEAPIGAATLLLGFEEPVRISRAGRAPDTLVSVFCGPTTTPAVGEHEGRLSGIEVLLAPWAAFTLFGTPQYELANRTVDPDELPHALSHRVGELASALAALPSWESRFGLLDEVFARWFAAGTPCSDRVVRAWAELVRSGGVMPVPRLADEVGWSVRQLESRFREQIGIGPKAAGRVLRLQRARRLLAAGRGQAETAAVCGYYDQAHLSGEFKAMTGCTPREFTLARGGPGGVPDGDRMTGEATSLVLTPGGGADFSKTGGVG, from the coding sequence ATGAGTCGTGCCGTGCGTGTCCTGAGCGGATACGGGTCCTCTGGGACCTGGGAGTTCGCCGTTGCCGCGCCTCATCCCCGGGTGCGGCCCGCGATCATCAGCTATCGCGGGGTCCGGGTCGCCATGAAGGGGCCCCGGCGGCGGCTGGAGGCGCCCATCGGGGCGGCCACACTGCTGCTCGGGTTCGAGGAGCCCGTACGGATCTCCCGCGCGGGACGCGCCCCCGACACCCTCGTGTCCGTGTTCTGCGGGCCCACGACGACCCCCGCCGTCGGAGAGCACGAGGGACGACTCTCCGGCATCGAGGTGCTGTTGGCGCCCTGGGCGGCCTTCACTCTCTTCGGGACGCCGCAGTACGAACTCGCCAACCGGACCGTCGATCCGGACGAGCTGCCGCACGCCTTGTCCCACCGGGTCGGTGAACTCGCTTCCGCCCTGGCCGCGTTGCCGTCGTGGGAGTCACGGTTCGGCCTGCTGGACGAGGTGTTCGCGCGGTGGTTCGCGGCCGGTACGCCCTGCTCGGACCGGGTCGTGCGGGCATGGGCGGAGCTGGTGCGAAGCGGGGGTGTGATGCCGGTGCCGCGGCTCGCCGACGAGGTCGGGTGGAGTGTGCGGCAGCTGGAGAGCCGGTTCCGGGAGCAGATCGGGATCGGACCCAAGGCGGCGGGCCGGGTGCTGCGGTTGCAGCGGGCTCGGCGGCTGCTGGCGGCGGGGCGGGGGCAGGCGGAGACCGCGGCGGTGTGCGGGTACTACGACCAGGCCCATCTCAGCGGTGAGTTCAAGGCGATGACCGGGTGCACACCGCGGGAGTTCACGCTGGCGCGGGGCGGGCCGGGCGGGGTGCCCGACGGTGACCGGATGACGGGCGAGGCGACGAGTCTGGTGCTCACGCCGGGTGGCGGTGCGGATTTCTCCAAGACCGGCGGTGTTGGCTGA
- a CDS encoding helix-turn-helix transcriptional regulator, whose translation MTDRRLWSYKEIAAHIRVQPDTVRSYRKHGLLPPPDHVEGGKPFWYADTVRKWVAARPGNRGRRED comes from the coding sequence ATGACCGACCGAAGGCTCTGGTCGTACAAGGAGATCGCGGCGCACATCCGGGTGCAGCCGGACACCGTGCGGTCGTACCGCAAGCACGGGCTGCTCCCGCCGCCCGACCATGTCGAGGGCGGCAAGCCGTTCTGGTACGCGGACACCGTCCGCAAGTGGGTCGCCGCGCGCCCGGGCAACCGTGGGCGCAGAGAGGACTGA
- a CDS encoding GNAT family N-acetyltransferase: protein MSDFSVKPVLTGEKTVLRPFTEADAEGMWEIIGDAEVTHFTGDPPDEITPERLRDWYGSRSAQPDRLDLAVTDAATGELVGEVVLYEWDPGARSCTFRTLIGPRGRGRGIGTEATRLVVGYGFQRLGLHRIQLEAYAFNHRALRVYEKAGFVREGLRRETEFKHGAWVDEVVMGILDRDWAALTATAR, encoded by the coding sequence ATGAGCGACTTCTCTGTCAAACCTGTCCTCACCGGCGAGAAGACCGTGCTGCGCCCGTTCACGGAGGCGGACGCGGAGGGCATGTGGGAGATCATCGGCGACGCGGAGGTCACCCACTTCACGGGCGACCCGCCCGACGAGATCACCCCGGAGCGGCTGAGGGACTGGTACGGCTCCCGCAGCGCTCAGCCGGACCGCCTCGACCTCGCCGTCACCGACGCCGCCACCGGTGAACTCGTCGGCGAGGTCGTGCTCTACGAGTGGGACCCCGGCGCCCGCAGCTGCACCTTCCGCACGCTCATCGGCCCGCGGGGACGCGGCCGGGGCATCGGCACGGAGGCGACCCGGCTCGTCGTCGGGTACGGCTTCCAGCGACTCGGTCTGCACCGGATCCAGCTGGAGGCGTACGCCTTCAACCACCGGGCGCTGCGCGTGTACGAGAAGGCCGGGTTCGTACGGGAGGGGCTCCGGCGGGAGACCGAGTTCAAGCACGGCGCATGGGTCGACGAAGTCGTCATGGGCATCCTCGACCGTGACTGGGCCGCCCTCACCGCCACGGCTCGATGA
- a CDS encoding zinc-dependent alcohol dehydrogenase family protein has product MRAVVFEQYGDPAEVREVPDPAPPAHGVVVRVEATGLCRSDWHGWQGHDPDITLPHVPGHELAGVVEAVGTAVTAWRPGERVTVPFVCACGSCATCAAGDHQICPHQTQPGFTHWGSFAQYVALDHADVNLVAIPDDLSYATAAGLGCRFATAFRAVVQQGRAAAGEWVAVHGCGGVGLSAVMIAAASGARVVAVDVSPQALDLARKFGAAQCVDASKAGDTGAAVRELTGGGAHLSLDALGSPVTCAASVDSLRRRGRHVQVGLLPSPTGTTPVPMARVIALELELLGSHGMAAHTYPPMLELVRAGVLRPDLLVTSSIDLDATPAALAAMGTAPGAGVTVIEPWR; this is encoded by the coding sequence ATGCGAGCGGTGGTCTTCGAGCAATACGGTGACCCGGCAGAGGTACGCGAGGTCCCCGACCCCGCACCCCCCGCGCACGGAGTCGTCGTACGCGTAGAAGCCACCGGCCTCTGCCGAAGCGACTGGCACGGCTGGCAGGGCCACGACCCGGACATCACCCTCCCCCACGTACCCGGCCACGAACTCGCCGGTGTCGTGGAAGCGGTCGGCACCGCGGTCACCGCCTGGCGCCCCGGCGAGAGAGTGACCGTCCCCTTCGTCTGCGCCTGCGGCTCCTGCGCGACCTGCGCCGCAGGCGACCACCAGATCTGCCCGCACCAGACCCAGCCGGGCTTCACCCACTGGGGTTCGTTCGCCCAGTACGTGGCCCTGGACCACGCCGACGTGAACCTCGTGGCGATCCCCGACGACCTCTCCTACGCCACCGCCGCGGGGCTCGGCTGCCGTTTCGCCACGGCGTTCCGCGCGGTCGTGCAACAGGGAAGGGCCGCCGCGGGGGAGTGGGTCGCGGTGCACGGCTGCGGCGGGGTGGGCCTGTCGGCGGTGATGATCGCGGCGGCGTCGGGGGCGAGGGTGGTGGCGGTGGACGTGTCCCCGCAGGCGCTGGACCTGGCACGGAAGTTCGGCGCGGCGCAGTGCGTGGACGCGTCGAAGGCCGGGGACACGGGGGCGGCGGTCCGCGAACTGACCGGCGGCGGCGCCCATCTGTCGCTGGACGCCCTCGGCTCGCCCGTCACCTGCGCGGCCTCGGTCGACTCGCTGCGCCGCCGGGGCCGGCACGTCCAGGTCGGCCTGCTGCCCTCACCCACCGGCACGACCCCGGTTCCGATGGCCCGCGTGATCGCCCTGGAGCTCGAACTCCTCGGCAGCCACGGCATGGCCGCGCACACCTACCCGCCGATGCTGGAGCTGGTCCGGGCGGGCGTGCTGCGGCCCGATCTGCTGGTGACGTCCTCGATCGACCTGGACGCGACACCCGCCGCGCTGGCCGCGATGGGCACGGCACCGGGGGCGGGGGTGACGGTCATCGAGCCGTGGCGGTGA
- a CDS encoding MMPL family transporter, with product MTEVDKPPRTGGWTKLVTARPRLALLAALVLTVLAVLAGSGVADRMGAGGWEDPDAESTYATKALEREFPDSQPNLLLLVDAGSASVDDPAVAAEAERLTERLAGEKGVTGVGSYWATGAPALRAEDGHEALIAARITGDEKVMGTTLDRLAPSFRGAHGPVEVTIGGPVAVRHEMQTIIQEDLTRAELIALPVTLVLLVMVFGSAVAALLPLGIGIVAILGTNAVLRGLTEFTDVSVFAMNLTTALGLGLAIDYALFIVRRFREELAGGADPSTAVGTTLRTAGRTVLFSALTVAVSLAAMLLFPQYFLRSFAYAGIAVVLLAAAAALILLPAALVLLGERVDSWDLRRLFRRARPAREGAAWARAATLVMRRAPFFALGTTAVLVLLGLPFLGVRFGTADDRQLPSTAESHVVQQHIRDGFPGSPGGGLEVLAEGRASEAQYAAYKERIAELPGVLRVDGPLVNGESAYFTVQPTGEAVDDAAQRLVGELRSTDAPFDTSVTGTAAVLVDSKDAIAEQLPWAVAFIVIVTLLLVFLLTGSVLIPIQAVVLNALSLTAMFGAVVWVFQDGHLSGPLGFTSPGSIETTLPVLMFCVAFGLSMDYGVFLLSRIKEEYDTTGDHNEAVRHGLQRTGGLITAAAVILAVVMVAIGTSRVTNTKMLGLGIALAVVMDAMIVRSLLVPAVMKLTGRATWWAPGPLRRFHERFGLSEGGDERPDRDAGNGATSHDVPADENGEGMADASGGLRAIR from the coding sequence ATGACCGAAGTCGACAAGCCGCCGCGCACCGGAGGCTGGACCAAGCTCGTGACCGCCCGTCCGAGGCTGGCCCTGCTCGCGGCCCTCGTGCTCACCGTGCTCGCCGTGCTGGCCGGCAGCGGGGTCGCCGACCGCATGGGCGCCGGCGGCTGGGAGGACCCGGACGCCGAGTCCACGTACGCGACCAAGGCGCTGGAGCGCGAGTTCCCGGACTCCCAGCCCAACCTCCTGCTCCTGGTCGACGCGGGGAGTGCCTCGGTGGACGACCCGGCGGTCGCGGCCGAGGCCGAGCGGCTGACGGAGCGGCTGGCGGGCGAGAAGGGCGTGACGGGCGTCGGCTCCTACTGGGCCACCGGCGCCCCGGCCCTGCGCGCGGAGGACGGCCATGAGGCGCTGATCGCCGCCCGCATCACGGGCGACGAGAAGGTGATGGGCACGACCCTGGACCGCCTCGCGCCCTCGTTCCGCGGTGCGCACGGCCCGGTGGAGGTGACGATCGGCGGCCCGGTCGCCGTGCGGCACGAGATGCAGACGATCATCCAGGAGGACCTCACCCGGGCCGAGCTGATCGCCCTGCCGGTGACGCTCGTCCTGCTGGTGATGGTCTTCGGCAGCGCGGTCGCCGCCCTGCTGCCCCTCGGCATCGGCATCGTGGCGATCCTGGGCACCAACGCGGTGCTGCGCGGCCTGACCGAGTTCACCGACGTCTCGGTCTTCGCGATGAACCTCACCACGGCCCTCGGCCTCGGCCTGGCCATCGACTACGCCCTGTTCATCGTCCGCCGCTTCCGCGAGGAACTGGCCGGCGGCGCAGACCCGTCGACCGCGGTCGGCACCACCCTGCGCACGGCCGGCCGCACGGTCCTCTTCTCGGCCCTCACCGTCGCGGTCTCCCTGGCGGCGATGCTGCTCTTCCCGCAGTACTTCCTGCGCTCCTTCGCCTACGCCGGCATCGCGGTCGTCCTGCTGGCCGCGGCGGCCGCGCTGATCCTGCTCCCGGCGGCGCTGGTTCTGCTGGGAGAGCGGGTCGACTCCTGGGACCTGCGGCGCCTGTTCCGCCGCGCCCGGCCCGCCAGGGAAGGCGCGGCCTGGGCCCGCGCGGCGACGCTCGTCATGCGCCGGGCCCCCTTCTTCGCCCTCGGCACCACCGCGGTCCTCGTCCTGCTGGGGCTCCCCTTCCTGGGCGTGAGGTTCGGCACCGCCGACGACCGCCAGCTGCCCTCGACCGCCGAGTCCCATGTCGTGCAGCAGCACATCAGGGACGGCTTCCCGGGCAGCCCCGGCGGCGGCCTGGAAGTCCTGGCGGAGGGCCGCGCGAGCGAAGCGCAGTACGCCGCGTACAAGGAGCGGATCGCCGAGCTCCCCGGGGTGCTGAGGGTCGACGGCCCTCTGGTGAACGGTGAGTCGGCGTACTTCACGGTGCAGCCGACGGGCGAGGCGGTCGATGACGCGGCTCAGCGACTCGTGGGCGAACTGCGCTCCACGGACGCCCCCTTCGACACCAGCGTGACCGGTACCGCGGCCGTCCTCGTCGACTCCAAGGACGCGATAGCCGAGCAACTGCCCTGGGCGGTCGCCTTCATAGTGATCGTCACCCTGCTCCTGGTTTTCCTCCTGACCGGCAGTGTGCTGATACCGATCCAGGCGGTGGTGCTCAACGCGCTCAGTCTGACGGCCATGTTCGGCGCGGTGGTCTGGGTCTTCCAGGACGGCCACCTCTCCGGCCCGCTGGGCTTCACCAGCCCCGGCTCGATCGAGACGACCCTCCCGGTCCTGATGTTCTGCGTGGCCTTCGGTCTCTCCATGGACTACGGCGTCTTCCTCCTGTCCCGCATCAAGGAGGAGTACGACACGACAGGCGACCACAACGAGGCGGTCCGCCACGGCCTCCAGCGCACGGGCGGCCTGATCACGGCGGCGGCGGTGATCCTGGCGGTGGTCATGGTCGCGATCGGCACGTCACGGGTCACGAACACCAAGATGCTGGGCCTGGGCATCGCCCTGGCGGTCGTGATGGACGCGATGATCGTACGGAGCCTGCTGGTCCCGGCGGTGATGAAGCTGACGGGACGGGCGACGTGGTGGGCGCCGGGACCGCTGCGGAGGTTCCACGAACGGTTCGGCTTGAGCGAGGGTGGCGATGAGCGCCCCGACAGGGACGCGGGGAACGGCGCGACCAGCCACGATGTACCCGCAGACGAAAACGGCGAGGGGATGGCAGATGCGAGCGGTGGTCTTCGAGCAATACGGTGA
- a CDS encoding TetR/AcrR family transcriptional regulator, translating to MPANEEKDPPRRRQARGERRIAQLLEAAASVFCTTGYTAASTNAIAREAGVSPGTLYQFFPNKEAIAIELGGRLVHEMQEAYGEALAPVDPTTPLEQAVGTIVDRFIDFNCRHPVFFALMHGPDIPGRIAEQHDALHTTLVARVENLLRSFMPEAPQAAITRVAHMALGMYMAGLELVLAHEGAERDAYVQELKNALVRYLEPLVGAGLGLPDGLTTTPTA from the coding sequence GTGCCCGCGAACGAGGAGAAGGACCCGCCACGCCGCCGCCAGGCCCGCGGAGAACGCCGTATCGCACAGCTGCTCGAAGCCGCGGCCTCGGTCTTCTGCACGACCGGCTACACGGCCGCGAGCACCAACGCCATCGCGCGCGAGGCGGGCGTCTCACCGGGCACGCTCTACCAGTTCTTCCCGAACAAGGAAGCGATCGCCATCGAGCTCGGCGGCCGGCTCGTGCACGAGATGCAGGAGGCCTACGGCGAGGCGCTCGCACCCGTCGACCCGACGACCCCGCTGGAGCAGGCGGTGGGCACCATCGTCGACCGGTTCATCGACTTCAACTGCCGGCACCCGGTGTTCTTCGCGCTGATGCACGGCCCCGACATCCCCGGCCGGATCGCCGAGCAGCACGACGCCCTGCACACGACCCTCGTCGCCCGCGTCGAGAACCTGCTCCGCTCGTTCATGCCCGAGGCGCCCCAGGCCGCGATCACCCGTGTCGCGCACATGGCGCTGGGGATGTACATGGCTGGCCTGGAGCTCGTCCTCGCCCACGAGGGCGCCGAACGGGACGCGTATGTCCAGGAGTTGAAGAACGCCCTGGTCCGCTATCTCGAGCCGCTCGTGGGAGCCGGCCTCGGCCTGCCGGACGGACTCACCACGACCCCGACCGCCTGA
- a CDS encoding heavy-metal-associated domain-containing protein — MSAQTDTQGSVTTVYKVSGMSCGHCEGSVSGELSEIAGVTSVKAVASSGEVTVVSQAPLDEEAVRAAVDEAGFELVGKA; from the coding sequence ATGAGCGCCCAGACCGACACCCAGGGTTCCGTCACCACCGTCTACAAGGTGAGCGGGATGAGCTGTGGACACTGCGAGGGTTCCGTGTCCGGCGAGCTCTCCGAGATCGCGGGGGTGACCTCGGTGAAGGCCGTCGCGTCGAGCGGTGAGGTCACGGTCGTGTCGCAGGCCCCGCTCGACGAGGAGGCGGTGCGCGCGGCCGTGGACGAGGCCGGGTTCGAGCTCGTCGGCAAGGCCTGA